GTTTTAATGCGATATATCTCATATTCCACCTCGCTTTTCATTACCATATTAACAATGGAATTTGCGTCCAACGTGCTCAAGTGCAGTATCCCCCACGAAGTGGCGCAAACCATGCTCTCCCATGAGCGGACGCTTCTGATTGCCGAACCAGACCACTCTCAACGGGAGGGCCGAACCCCCTGCCGGGATTGAGTCCAATGCCACGGCTTGTCGCTGTGAGCCATTGCTGTCGCCAGGAGCCGATTGATCCCCTGCTTCACAGCACGCAATTCGACCCGATCTGAATCCGACAACTCCGCGATGAGAACCAACCTTAAGTTCCGGAGACCTCCTCCGTGTCAGGAGGCCTTCAGCGGACATATCTGCATCACGCTCGACTGCATGGTTCGGGCAACATCCCAGAGGTCCACGGCCCGCTGGGCATTCAACCAGAATTCTGGCATGTTTCCGAACAATCGCGCCAATCGCAGGGCCATCTCAGGGCTGACCGCACGTCGCTCTCGAAGCAGTTCATTGATCGTTTGCCGCGAAACACCCAATGAAGCAGCCAGCGAAGCGGTAGTCAGCTTGAAATCAGGCATGAAATCCTCACGTAGCATCTCACCTGGATGAATCGGTCTGATGGCACGTGCCTGATCGTTTGTGTAACTCATCTTATTCTCCTATTACAAACCTAATGGTAATCTGCAATTTCAACATCGTAAGCATCCCCATCGATCCACTTAAAGACAATTCTCCATTGATCATTAATTGAAATGGCGTACTGTCCTTGTCGATCACCACCTAACGAATGCAAACGATTGCTTGGCGGTACTTGTAGATCCTCAATTCTCGATGCGTGATCAATGTACTCCAGCCTGCGACGCGCACGCCTTGCAAGATCGGGCGGGATACGCCTGCAGGTGCCATTTGTGTACAATTCTCGAGTTGCCTTGTCGGCGAAGCTCTTGATCATCGGGCAAGAGGATAGTTTGTCACGTGACGCTTGTCAATGGAAGATGCCAGTGGTCCTCCACACGTGTTTCCGGCTGCAGCCCTCTGCCTTGACTGTCAACTGTCAGCCGCATGCATTCAATCAATCGGCCCCAACCACGCAAGCCCATTCTCAGCCTGCTCATCTTTGCGCGGCACCGGCCTTAGCTTACTGTGGCCGGATCCCAATCCAGCGGACTGATCACGAAGAGCACGTCGCCGGGCAGCAAGGGTTCGTCGCTGTGGGGGTTGCCCAGGGTATGGCCGGCGCGGGTGATGGCCAGCACCGTCACCCCGTGCTGTGGCCGCAGGCCGCTGGTGGCGATGGTGCGCCCGACCAGGGGGGAGTCCGCCCCCAGGCGCAGGCTGTGGGTGCTGAGGTCGGGGATGTGGATGCGCGAGACGGGCACCACGGTGGCGTCCTTGGCGAAGCTGCGCGCCATGCGCCGCCAGTCGCCCCGCACCTCGCCGATGAGGCGCTTGATGTCCTCCCGCGGCACCAGCATGCGGGCCAGGACGCGGGAGAAGACTTCGATGGAGACCTCCAGCTCGTCGGCGATGACTTCGTCGGCGCCCAGCGCGATGAGAGGCTCCACCTCCCGCAGGGTGCGGCTGCGCACCAGCAGGTAGGCGTCCGGGGCGATGCGCCGCGCCAATTCCACTATGCGCCGCGTGCCGGCCGGATCGTTGATGAGGACGACGACGGCGCGGGCCTTGTCGGCGTCCACGTGGCGCAGGATGGACTCCTGGGTGGCGTCCCCGTAGTGGATGGGCTCGCCCTGGGCGGCCGCCTCGCGCAGGATGCCGGCGTTGATCTCGAGGATGAGGTAGGGCAGGTCGGCCAGGCGGGCGGTTCGAGCCACGTTGCGCCCGGTCACGCCGAAACCGACGATGAGCACGTGGCCGACCTGCGGGTGGTCGGTCCCGGACGCGACATCCGCCACACCCCGCCGCGCCAGGCGGGCCAGGGGTGTGCGGGCCAGCCAGACGGCGCTGGGTGGTCCGGCGGCGATCAGGAGCGGCGTCAGCAGCATGGTGATCACCGCCAGATTGAGCACGGCCTGAAAGTGGTCGGGCAGAAGCAGGCCGGCCACCACGCCCGCCTTGGCCGCCACCAGGGAGAACTCCCCCACCTGTCCCAGGGCCAGACCGGACTGCACGGCGGGGCGCAGGGGCAGGCCCAGGGCCAGGGCCGCGGCGGTGGCCAGCAGTGGCTTCACCACCAGCACGCCAAGGGTGAGCAGGCCCAGCAGCAGCGGGTGTGCCAGCAGGTATTGGATGTCCAGCAGCATGCCGGTGGAGACGAAGAAGAGGCTGAGGAAGACGTCGCGGAAGGGCAGCATGACGGCCACGGCCTGGTTGGAGTACTCCGACTCCGAGATGATCAGCCCGGCCAGGAAGGCGCCCAGGGCCAGGGACAAGCCCAGGGCCTGGGTGAGGAGGGCGATGCCGATGCAGAGGAGGACGACGCCCAGGAGGAAGGCCTCGGGGCTGCGCGTGCGGGTGATGCGCTCCAGGATCCACGGCACGATCCACTTGTAGGCCGCGTAGGAGAAGGTGCCCACGCCCGCCACCCGCAGGAGCAGGCTCCCCGCCTGGGTCAGGCCGGTCCCGGTGGCGGCGCCTGCCAGCAGCGGCGCCAGCAGCATGACCGGCACCACGGCGATGTCCTGGTAGATGAGGGTGGCCAGGGCGGCGCGGCCGTGGGGCGAATCCAGCTCCGCGCGCTCCTGCAGCAGGCGCAGCACAATGGCCGTGCTGGAGAGGGCGATGACGAAGCCCAGGTAGAGTCCCTGGGGCGGGGTGACCCCAGCCAGCAGGAGGCCGGCGCCCACGAGGCCCGCCGTCCCGAAGAACTGGACCGAGCCGCCCACCAGGAAGTGGCGCTTGAGCTGGGCCAGGTCGGCGAGGGAGAACTCGAGGCCGATGACAAAGAGGAGAAGGACGACGCCGATCTCGGAGAGCAGCTCGATCTCGTGCACGCCGCGCACCAGGCCGAGGGCGTCGGGACCGGCCAGCACGCCCACCAGCAGCAGGCCGATGGGCATGGGCAGGCGCAGCCGGTGGCAGGCCAGGGCAGCCACCACCGCCAGCGCGAAGATGATCACGATGTCGGGCAGCAGGGCGGGCATCACCTCCTCCATGTGTCGTCAGCGCTCCGCCCGGGGCGGGGTTCCCGCGGCGCGGATGCGGGCAGCGCAGCACCGGCGCGCGGTCGCCTGCAGGTCGGCCACATTGTCCGCCTCGTCCACGATCTCGTTTCCCGGCAAGGTCTCGATCACGTCCTCCCGGGTGACGAGCCCCTTCGTCCCGCTGAACTCGTCCACCACCAGCGCGATGAGCTGCCACTTGTCCAGCAGACGCTCCAGCAGCCGGGGCAGGGGCATGGCTCGGGCAGAGCGGGCTTCCGGGGCGGTCCTGCGGCCCAGGCCAGGGTGGCCGGATGCTTCATCTTGCCGGCGTCTCATTGCCTGATTCAAGCACTTGCCCCACCGGCGCGTCCACTCGCGTAGTGCCGCACGTGGAGCTCCTCCACCGTCATCAGGCCGCCGTCCAGCATGCCCTCGATGACAGGCAGCAGGGTTTCCACCCGCTCGGCCCGGTCCACGAAGACAAGCACCATGGGCAGGTCCTCGGAGAGGCGCAGGATGTGCGCGCTGTGGATGCGGCTGGCCTGGCCGAAGCCCTCCACACCGCGCAGCACGGTGGCGCCGGCGCAGCCCTCGCGACGCAGCAGCTCCACCAGGGCCGTGTGCAGCGGCTGGTGCCGCCAGCGGTCCGATTCCCCGAAGAAGACTGTCACCTTGAGCGCGCGTCCTTCCAAGGTCATGTTGTCCTCCTTTCCCATCTCTCGTCGGCCACCGGCGTGTCACACGCCACCGCGCCGATGCGATGGCCGGGTCTCATATCATCCTCCCCAGGACCAGCCCCGCCACCGCTGCCGCCAGCCCCAGCAGCGGGCTGCCCAGCAGGTTGGCCGCACCCTGCAGCAGGCAGCCCTGCTGGATGAGGGCAAGGCTTTCCCAGGCCAGGGTGGAGAAGGTGGTGTAGCCCCCCAGCAGCCCCACCCCCAGGAAGAGGCGCAGCGGCGGTGACACGAGGTCGCGCTCGAGGGAAAGGGCCACCAGCAGGCCGAGCAGGAATGAGCCGCTCAGGTTGACGGCCAGCGTATTCCAAGGAAAGGCGGCGCCCCAGCGCTGGGCCACCCAGCCGCCCAGGGCATAGCGCAGGCCGCCACCCAGGCCCGCTCCCGCCATCACCACCAGCAGATTGAGCAGCCTCACGCCCCTCCTCCCTCTTGTCCGGTCAAAAATGTCAGACGCACGGCCAATCCGCTGCCGCGTTCCTGGCGGCGGGCCACGGCCAGGCGCAGGGCCTCGGCCGAGGCCACCACGGTCAGGCGGCGCCGGGCGCGGGTCAGTCCCGTGTAAAGCAGCTCGCGGCAGAGGAGGGGCGAGGGCGCCTCGGGCAGAATGAGGAGCAGGTTGTCCGCCTCCGAGCCCTGGGCCTGGTGGACGGTGATGGCCCAGGCCGGGTCGAAGGGCGGCAGCTGGGCCGCCGCCAACTCCCGCGGGACACCTTCCGGGGCCAGGAGGCAGCGCGCCGCCGCATCGCCGGGCAAGCCCTCGCGCACACCGCTGTCGCCGTTGGCCAGACCCAGCACGGCGTCGTTGGCCCTGACCAGGATGGGCGAGCGGGCGGCCTGGCCCGGCGCCGTCCAGCGCCGCTCACACCAGGCGTTGACCCCCTCCACCCCCAGCCGTCCCGTGCGCCGGGCGCAGACCACGCGGAACTGGTCCAGGGCGGCCAGGGCGGCGGCGGCGTCCGGCGCCTCGCGGAAGGGGCGCGTCCCCTCCTCGAGCAGGTCCTGCAGGCGGCGGCTCCACCCCGGCCGGTCCGGCCGGATCCACTCCAGCTCCCCGTCGCCCGCCGCCAGCACGTCCTCCACCCGCTCCCCGTCGGTGTTGCGCACGGCCGCGGCCAGGGCGCCGATTCCCCCCTCGTCGCGAAAGCGGCGGCTTACTGTGAGCCGGGTGACGGGCGGTGGTGCTCCGTCGTCCACCGCCGCGGACCGCGCGGCCAACCCCGCCACCAGATGATGGAGGACGGCGCCCGCCTCCACCGAAGCCAGCTGGTCGGCGTCGCCCACCAGCAGAAGCCGGGCGGCGGGGGGCAGCAACTCCGCCACTTGCGCCATGAGCGGCAGGTCCACCATCGAGGCCTCGTCGATCACCAGCCAGTCCAGGGCGGGGCGCTCGTGCAGCAGGCGGTGCAGGGTGCCCGCCCGCGGCAGCCCGCCCAGGGCGTCCCGCGCCCTCTCCGGCAGGTGGGCGGCGGTGGCGGCCAGGGCCTCCTGCATGCGGGCGGCGGCCTTGCCGGTGGGCGCCGCCAGACGGATGCGCAACTCCGGCTCCCCGGCCAGCGCCATGGCCAGCAGGCGGCCCAGGGTGCTCGTCTTGCCCGTGCCCGGACCCCCCGTCAGGATGGACACGCCGCGATGGAAGGCCGCCCGCACTGCCCCACGCTGCCCCTCGTCCAGGGCGCCGGCCAGTTCCGCCAACAGGCCCTCCAGCCCTGGCGGCGGCGGGCAGGGGCGCAGGCGGGCGAGGACG
This portion of the bacterium genome encodes:
- a CDS encoding HigA family addiction module antitoxin, with protein sequence MSYTNDQARAIRPIHPGEMLREDFMPDFKLTTASLAASLGVSRQTINELLRERRAVSPEMALRLARLFGNMPEFWLNAQRAVDLWDVARTMQSSVMQICPLKAS
- a CDS encoding type II toxin-antitoxin system RelE/ParE family toxin; its protein translation is MIKSFADKATRELYTNGTCRRIPPDLARRARRRLEYIDHASRIEDLQVPPSNRLHSLGGDRQGQYAISINDQWRIVFKWIDGDAYDVEIADYH
- a CDS encoding cation:proton antiporter; its protein translation is MPALLPDIVIIFALAVVAALACHRLRLPMPIGLLLVGVLAGPDALGLVRGVHEIELLSEIGVVLLLFVIGLEFSLADLAQLKRHFLVGGSVQFFGTAGLVGAGLLLAGVTPPQGLYLGFVIALSSTAIVLRLLQERAELDSPHGRAALATLIYQDIAVVPVMLLAPLLAGAATGTGLTQAGSLLLRVAGVGTFSYAAYKWIVPWILERITRTRSPEAFLLGVVLLCIGIALLTQALGLSLALGAFLAGLIISESEYSNQAVAVMLPFRDVFLSLFFVSTGMLLDIQYLLAHPLLLGLLTLGVLVVKPLLATAAALALGLPLRPAVQSGLALGQVGEFSLVAAKAGVVAGLLLPDHFQAVLNLAVITMLLTPLLIAAGPPSAVWLARTPLARLARRGVADVASGTDHPQVGHVLIVGFGVTGRNVARTARLADLPYLILEINAGILREAAAQGEPIHYGDATQESILRHVDADKARAVVVLINDPAGTRRIVELARRIAPDAYLLVRSRTLREVEPLIALGADEVIADELEVSIEVFSRVLARMLVPREDIKRLIGEVRGDWRRMARSFAKDATVVPVSRIHIPDLSTHSLRLGADSPLVGRTIATSGLRPQHGVTVLAITRAGHTLGNPHSDEPLLPGDVLFVISPLDWDPATVS
- a CDS encoding DUF190 domain-containing protein; the protein is MTLEGRALKVTVFFGESDRWRHQPLHTALVELLRREGCAGATVLRGVEGFGQASRIHSAHILRLSEDLPMVLVFVDRAERVETLLPVIEGMLDGGLMTVEELHVRHYASGRAGGASA
- the crcB gene encoding fluoride efflux transporter CrcB, whose amino-acid sequence is MRLLNLLVVMAGAGLGGGLRYALGGWVAQRWGAAFPWNTLAVNLSGSFLLGLLVALSLERDLVSPPLRLFLGVGLLGGYTTFSTLAWESLALIQQGCLLQGAANLLGSPLLGLAAAVAGLVLGRMI
- the recD gene encoding exodeoxyribonuclease V subunit alpha, whose translation is MSLMRETLILEGFRPLDLELAALLGRLEPEAPPAVALAGALASAWRLAGHACLSLAEVAGRELGRAAGPWGERAPALEAWRADLRASRLVSRGGAMEEAAPLVLDGDDGLYLQRLHAAEGRVAEAVLARLRPCPPPPGLEGLLAELAGALDEGQRGAVRAAFHRGVSILTGGPGTGKTSTLGRLLAMALAGEPELRIRLAAPTGKAAARMQEALAATAAHLPERARDALGGLPRAGTLHRLLHERPALDWLVIDEASMVDLPLMAQVAELLPPAARLLLVGDADQLASVEAGAVLHHLVAGLAARSAAVDDGAPPPVTRLTVSRRFRDEGGIGALAAAVRNTDGERVEDVLAAGDGELEWIRPDRPGWSRRLQDLLEEGTRPFREAPDAAAALAALDQFRVVCARRTGRLGVEGVNAWCERRWTAPGQAARSPILVRANDAVLGLANGDSGVREGLPGDAAARCLLAPEGVPRELAAAQLPPFDPAWAITVHQAQGSEADNLLLILPEAPSPLLCRELLYTGLTRARRRLTVVASAEALRLAVARRQERGSGLAVRLTFLTGQEGGGA